A genomic window from Treponema maltophilum ATCC 51939 includes:
- a CDS encoding flagellar export chaperone FlgN, which translates to MAENKPSERKLNEQELNERVAVLRRLKELLTQQRAKFREYLTVLEKQETSIVCEDMEKLYAHTELEQNIIGNISNLQKVIKPMEALYKDTYAGNDAEIPVLRADLSKLQTQILVQNEKNRTALRTHIDSVRLKLQSLQNPYKRAKSIYAHGAHTASIINIQG; encoded by the coding sequence ATGGCGGAAAACAAACCGAGCGAACGGAAATTGAACGAACAGGAATTGAACGAACGGGTCGCCGTTCTCAGGCGGCTCAAAGAACTGCTTACTCAACAGCGCGCAAAATTCCGCGAATATTTAACCGTGCTCGAAAAGCAGGAAACAAGCATTGTATGCGAAGATATGGAAAAGCTGTACGCCCATACCGAACTCGAACAAAACATAATCGGCAATATTTCGAATCTGCAAAAAGTCATAAAGCCGATGGAAGCCCTGTATAAGGACACGTACGCGGGAAACGACGCCGAAATTCCCGTTTTGCGCGCCGATTTATCCAAACTGCAAACACAAATCCTCGTTCAAAACGAAAAAAACCGCACTGCGCTTCGGACACACATCGATTCCGTGCGCTTAAAACTGCAAAGCCTTCAAAACCCCTACAAGAGAGCAAAATCAATCTACGCACACGGCGCGCATACCGCATCGATAATAAACATTCAAGGCTGA
- the polA gene encoding DNA polymerase I, which yields MTDNTLYILDSYALIYRSYFAFINRPLINDKKQNISAVFGFFRNFFNILQNCKPSFAAAAFDSRTPTFRHEMYDAYKATRAKTPEDLHEQVPVIEDILHALGIPVLRCDGFEADDIIATLSSRCKAEKRGCRILSGDKDLMQLVGDGTLMIKNDKAGGWETIDAEGVQKEWGVMPDLMLDMLSLTGDTADNIPGVPGIGPKTAQKLLGEYGSLDGVFANAEKLTGSVGDKIRGGKESALFSKKLIELRTDVPLGVSLDDLRIAQLGYKEATHLLKKCGAFAVAKQYESASAESGANAAHPDAAPAGAAHFSTADAAGFSTAPAQNAAARTFIEEKDSEEIKQNKGDYRLIRTEEALRALVDSLLDAKTAAFDCETDSLNAHKARLAGFSLCAEKGTAYYVPVETSDMLLAGAMVTKQDALAQLERLFYNADMTLIMHNGKYDLEVLLANNMGKGAFPSCRIYDTMIAAWLLQPDRESFKLEALAERKLGLKGIEFADIVPKGSTFMAVPLETACSYAAEDADFTRQLWSFFKERLEESGLSSLFYELETPVLPILTQMEIEGIGIEKEKLAAFSVELEADIQKVEREVYRLAGREFNIASTKQLQEILFTERKLTPVKKTKTGFSTDTAVLEELAAWDPVPKKILEYRTMAKLKSTYVDALPLLADDKGRIHTTFMQTGTATGRLSSRDPNLQNIPVREEAGRRIRSAFSAPEGRLLVSADYAQIELVILAHLSRDPNLCTAFNEGKDVHRETASLIFGVAPDAVSADQRRTAKTINFGVMYGMSAFRLGNQLGIPRGKAQAFIDSYFATYSHIREFIRATIEKAEQTGYVETIMGRKRPIPAINSKNKTEKAGAERIAVNTPIQGSAADVVKKAMIAVDKALKERIPGAKLLLQVHDELIVECPAGKAEQTAALLKKEMEEAVSLSVPLRVSVEYGKNWGEFH from the coding sequence ATGACCGACAACACGCTGTATATTTTGGATTCCTACGCGCTCATTTACCGTTCATATTTCGCTTTTATAAACCGTCCGCTCATAAACGACAAAAAACAAAACATTTCCGCCGTCTTCGGCTTTTTCCGCAATTTTTTCAACATTTTGCAAAACTGCAAGCCTTCGTTCGCCGCAGCCGCCTTCGATTCGAGAACACCCACGTTCAGACACGAAATGTACGATGCGTACAAGGCAACCCGAGCCAAAACGCCCGAAGACTTGCACGAACAAGTGCCCGTCATCGAAGACATTTTGCATGCACTCGGCATTCCCGTTTTGCGCTGCGACGGATTCGAAGCCGACGACATTATCGCAACCCTCTCCTCGCGGTGCAAGGCCGAAAAGCGCGGCTGCCGCATTTTATCGGGCGATAAGGACTTAATGCAGCTGGTCGGGGACGGCACGCTTATGATCAAAAACGACAAGGCGGGCGGCTGGGAAACGATCGATGCCGAAGGCGTTCAAAAAGAATGGGGCGTAATGCCCGACCTCATGCTCGACATGCTTTCGCTGACCGGCGATACGGCCGACAATATTCCCGGCGTTCCGGGCATCGGGCCGAAAACGGCGCAAAAGCTGCTCGGTGAATACGGCAGCCTCGACGGGGTTTTTGCAAACGCCGAAAAGCTGACCGGTTCGGTCGGAGATAAAATACGCGGCGGAAAAGAAAGCGCATTGTTTTCGAAAAAACTGATTGAACTCCGTACCGATGTTCCGCTCGGCGTTTCGCTCGACGACTTGCGCATCGCGCAGCTCGGCTATAAAGAAGCGACGCACCTTTTAAAAAAGTGCGGCGCTTTTGCCGTTGCAAAACAGTACGAGTCGGCGTCGGCGGAAAGCGGGGCAAACGCTGCACACCCGGATGCCGCACCTGCGGGCGCTGCGCATTTTTCAACGGCGGATGCCGCGGGTTTTTCAACCGCACCCGCTCAAAATGCCGCCGCACGGACTTTTATCGAAGAAAAAGACTCCGAAGAGATCAAGCAAAACAAAGGCGACTACCGTCTTATCCGTACCGAAGAAGCATTGCGCGCCCTTGTCGACTCTCTCCTTGACGCGAAAACCGCCGCCTTCGATTGCGAAACCGACAGTTTAAATGCGCACAAAGCGCGCTTGGCCGGCTTTTCGCTCTGCGCCGAAAAAGGCACAGCTTATTACGTTCCGGTCGAAACGTCCGACATGCTTTTAGCCGGCGCTATGGTAACCAAGCAGGACGCCCTCGCTCAGCTTGAACGCCTTTTTTACAATGCGGACATGACGCTCATTATGCACAACGGCAAATACGACCTTGAAGTGCTGCTTGCAAACAACATGGGAAAAGGCGCCTTCCCTTCCTGCCGCATATACGACACGATGATTGCCGCATGGCTTTTGCAGCCCGACCGCGAATCGTTTAAGCTTGAAGCGCTTGCCGAACGCAAACTCGGTTTAAAGGGCATCGAGTTTGCCGACATCGTGCCTAAAGGTTCAACCTTTATGGCTGTTCCGCTCGAAACCGCCTGTTCTTACGCGGCCGAAGATGCCGATTTTACGCGGCAGCTGTGGTCGTTTTTTAAAGAGCGGCTGGAAGAATCGGGATTGAGTTCTCTGTTCTACGAACTTGAAACGCCCGTTTTGCCGATTTTAACGCAAATGGAAATCGAAGGAATCGGAATCGAAAAAGAAAAACTTGCCGCTTTTTCGGTCGAATTGGAAGCCGACATTCAAAAGGTGGAGCGCGAAGTATACCGTCTTGCCGGACGCGAATTTAACATTGCAAGCACAAAACAGCTGCAGGAAATACTTTTTACCGAACGGAAATTGACGCCCGTCAAAAAGACAAAGACGGGCTTTTCGACCGATACGGCCGTGCTTGAAGAGCTTGCCGCCTGGGATCCTGTTCCGAAAAAGATTCTCGAATACCGTACGATGGCAAAGCTTAAATCAACCTATGTGGACGCCCTGCCCCTTTTGGCCGACGACAAGGGGCGCATTCACACAACCTTTATGCAGACGGGTACCGCAACCGGCCGTCTTTCGAGCCGCGACCCGAACCTGCAAAACATTCCCGTGCGCGAAGAAGCGGGGCGGCGCATCCGTTCCGCATTTTCGGCCCCGGAAGGACGTCTTCTTGTGTCGGCCGACTATGCGCAAATCGAGCTGGTAATTTTGGCGCATTTGTCGCGCGACCCCAACCTGTGCACGGCCTTTAATGAGGGAAAAGACGTTCACCGCGAAACCGCCTCGCTCATCTTCGGCGTCGCGCCGGATGCGGTAAGCGCGGACCAGCGGCGTACGGCAAAAACGATCAACTTCGGCGTTATGTACGGCATGAGCGCGTTCCGGCTCGGCAACCAATTGGGCATTCCGCGCGGCAAGGCTCAAGCGTTTATCGATTCGTACTTTGCCACGTATTCGCATATCCGCGAGTTTATACGCGCGACAATCGAAAAGGCTGAGCAAACCGGATACGTCGAAACGATTATGGGACGAAAGCGGCCGATTCCCGCGATAAACAGCAAAAACAAAACGGAAAAAGCGGGCGCCGAACGCATTGCGGTCAATACACCGATTCAAGGCTCGGCCGCCGATGTCGTAAAAAAAGCGATGATCGCGGTCGACAAGGCTCTCAAAGAACGCATTCCCGGCGCAAAACTTTTGCTCCAAGTGCACGACGAACTTATCGTCGAATGTCCTGCGGGCAAGGCCGAGCAAACGGCGGCTCTCCTTAAAAAAGAAATGGAAGAAGCGGTATCGCTTTCCGTTCCGCTGCGGGTGAGCGTGGAATACGGCAAAAACTGGGGCGAGTTCCATTGA
- the coaE gene encoding dephospho-CoA kinase (Dephospho-CoA kinase (CoaE) performs the final step in coenzyme A biosynthesis.) → MSILSGASLTSGTRNKGRLIGVTGPMAAGKNAAADILRAKGFTVLDADEIAHVVLDEQKERVCELFAQDAQKALIPLMDDEGNILRKNLARIVFRDPQKLALLENLIHPAVNDIIEKRITASPSESFVVNAALLYNIKVIKKCDCILYIDAPFFIRFMRVKKRDKLNARRIIERFFAQRQIFAKCKNQNADIYRVRNCGTKERLQAKIEAVLQSSVYKG, encoded by the coding sequence TTGAGCATTTTATCGGGCGCTTCATTGACAAGCGGAACACGGAACAAGGGCCGCCTTATCGGGGTGACAGGCCCGATGGCTGCGGGGAAAAACGCCGCCGCCGATATTTTGCGCGCAAAAGGCTTTACCGTTTTGGACGCGGACGAAATCGCGCACGTTGTATTGGATGAACAAAAAGAACGCGTTTGCGAACTTTTTGCACAGGATGCGCAAAAGGCACTCATTCCCCTCATGGACGACGAAGGGAACATTTTGCGGAAAAATCTTGCCCGCATCGTTTTCCGCGATCCGCAAAAACTCGCCTTATTGGAAAATCTCATTCATCCTGCGGTAAACGATATTATCGAAAAACGCATCACCGCATCTCCTTCGGAATCTTTTGTCGTCAATGCGGCGCTTTTATACAACATAAAAGTCATTAAAAAGTGCGACTGCATTTTATACATCGATGCGCCTTTTTTTATTCGGTTTATGCGCGTAAAAAAGCGGGATAAACTGAATGCGAGGCGCATTATCGAACGTTTTTTTGCGCAAAGGCAAATCTTTGCTAAATGTAAAAATCAAAATGCCGATATATATAGAGTAAGAAACTGCGGAACAAAAGAGCGGCTCCAGGCAAAAATAGAAGCCGTTTTGCAGTCGTCCGTATACAAAGGATAG
- a CDS encoding SPOR domain-containing protein produces MEEKRILWISAAVGIFLLIVIGAAWILYAPHKNADSASALTQEQNGNTWILTPQASGSAVAEIPSREASDTDREVPAHPAGTAPTVLPSDAAASNAPSGSMNTVQSNDLTIISNNTTVLTKDGVTTIDLTASGRAPEQQVIEAPAGSQNAPDVKTVVPAQSGNEARAAETTQTPNVKPAKSAQNTQTQKNAPPAKKAAAAKPANTAAKNTGKPKAAAAKTANIPDRFWVQAASFTDKENAENARSILASEKIPAEVFTYRDKSGKTFYRLRVGPYTTESEAQYWNSRIKLIEHFSSAQSYVTNSSKPLR; encoded by the coding sequence ATGGAAGAAAAACGGATATTATGGATAAGCGCGGCGGTCGGTATTTTTTTGCTGATCGTTATAGGAGCGGCGTGGATTCTCTATGCCCCGCACAAAAACGCCGATTCGGCTTCCGCCCTTACGCAGGAACAAAACGGAAACACGTGGATTTTAACACCGCAAGCTTCAGGCTCGGCCGTTGCCGAGATTCCGAGCAGAGAAGCCTCCGACACCGATAGGGAAGTTCCCGCGCATCCTGCGGGAACGGCCCCCACCGTTCTTCCGTCCGATGCTGCCGCTTCAAATGCGCCTTCCGGCTCGATGAACACGGTACAGAGTAACGATCTGACGATTATCAGCAATAATACAACGGTTTTAACAAAAGACGGAGTTACGACGATAGATTTAACCGCCTCGGGAAGGGCGCCCGAACAGCAGGTAATAGAAGCGCCGGCCGGCAGTCAAAATGCCCCGGACGTAAAAACGGTCGTTCCGGCCCAAAGCGGCAATGAAGCGCGCGCAGCCGAAACGACGCAAACCCCGAACGTAAAGCCGGCAAAATCTGCCCAAAACACACAAACGCAAAAGAACGCGCCTCCCGCCAAAAAAGCGGCCGCCGCAAAACCGGCAAACACCGCAGCAAAAAACACGGGCAAACCGAAGGCGGCGGCCGCGAAAACCGCAAACATTCCCGACCGTTTTTGGGTACAGGCGGCATCTTTTACTGATAAAGAAAACGCCGAAAACGCGCGCAGTATTTTGGCAAGCGAAAAAATTCCTGCCGAAGTTTTTACGTATCGGGATAAAAGCGGCAAAACCTTTTACCGTTTGCGCGTCGGCCCCTACACGACCGAAAGCGAAGCGCAATATTGGAACAGCCGCATAAAGCTCATAGAGCACTTCAGTTCCGCACAAAGCTACGTTACCAATTCGTCAAAGCCTTTGCGCTGA
- a CDS encoding DUF1622 domain-containing protein, which produces MSALHGNTFILQLLKNIEFFISVVSVLIIVYGTLAAVAAFIKTELFRLKSKYNVQRLRVIRADLGTYLLLALEVLIAADIIKSIIEPDLIDLGILAGIVTIRTVLSVFLNKEIQEIDKERSENPDMFTGL; this is translated from the coding sequence ATGTCCGCTTTACACGGCAACACGTTTATTTTACAGCTGCTTAAAAATATCGAGTTTTTTATTTCCGTCGTCAGCGTGCTGATCATCGTCTACGGCACGCTTGCTGCGGTTGCGGCTTTTATAAAAACCGAACTGTTCCGTTTAAAATCGAAATACAATGTACAGCGCTTGCGCGTTATCCGCGCCGATTTGGGGACGTATTTGCTTTTGGCGCTCGAAGTGCTGATTGCCGCCGACATTATAAAATCGATCATCGAACCGGATCTTATCGACTTGGGAATTCTTGCCGGCATCGTTACTATCCGCACGGTTCTTTCGGTTTTTTTGAATAAGGAAATTCAGGAAATCGACAAAGAGCGCTCGGAAAATCCCGATATGTTTACGGGCTTGTAA
- a CDS encoding acyl-CoA thioesterase, translated as MTHTAELVVRSYECDSYNHVNNAVYLNYLEFARMEYLHACGFDYHGIFAAGYYLYVTHIDIYYKASALLDDKLFIEVKPVKLKNISGEFRQKIYKEDGTVCAEATVTWACVSSKTGRPAKLPDEFLVEGLYPDAPDPAPEKRAR; from the coding sequence ATGACTCATACGGCCGAATTGGTTGTGCGCAGTTACGAATGCGATTCTTATAATCACGTGAATAACGCCGTATATTTGAATTATTTGGAATTTGCCCGAATGGAATATTTGCATGCATGCGGTTTCGACTATCACGGCATATTTGCGGCCGGATATTATCTGTACGTTACGCACATCGACATTTATTATAAAGCGTCGGCTTTGCTCGACGATAAACTTTTTATCGAAGTAAAGCCGGTTAAGCTTAAAAATATTTCGGGCGAATTCCGCCAAAAAATCTATAAAGAAGACGGAACCGTCTGTGCCGAAGCGACGGTTACATGGGCCTGTGTTTCGTCGAAAACGGGGCGGCCGGCAAAACTTCCCGACGAATTTTTGGTTGAAGGTTTGTATCCCGATGCCCCCGATCCCGCACCGGAAAAGCGCGCGAGGTAA
- a CDS encoding flagellar basal body-associated FliL family protein: MNKIQRLSLICSGIIVLFLIFATAAAFVSGKAKPGVLLRRKDPEPARLEKSLQSGQAVFSHIGSVRCATADDPAVPLVITPYFLYDAADTAFYEELIQKTRKIRFAVASYMGQYTKDELVGKGEQKIKSDLTELINRELVLGKIKTLYFSDYIFFE, translated from the coding sequence ATGAATAAAATCCAGAGGCTGAGCCTTATATGTTCGGGAATTATCGTATTATTTTTGATTTTCGCGACGGCGGCGGCCTTTGTTTCCGGTAAGGCAAAACCGGGCGTCCTGCTGCGGCGAAAAGATCCGGAGCCGGCTCGCTTGGAAAAGAGCCTGCAATCGGGGCAAGCCGTTTTTTCGCACATAGGCTCCGTACGCTGCGCCACCGCCGACGATCCTGCCGTACCGCTTGTCATAACGCCGTACTTTCTCTACGATGCGGCCGACACGGCCTTTTACGAAGAATTGATTCAAAAAACCCGTAAAATCCGGTTTGCCGTCGCATCCTATATGGGACAGTACACAAAGGACGAATTGGTCGGCAAGGGCGAACAAAAAATAAAAAGCGATTTAACCGAACTCATAAACCGCGAGCTCGTCCTCGGTAAAATCAAAACGCTGTATTTTTCGGATTATATTTTTTTTGAATGA
- a CDS encoding RNA polymerase sigma factor, giving the protein MKTAQSVNAEEMLQDFILVKKACSGNTEAFKTLVTLYGTKVRSLGKSFFRNVHDTEDFVQDVFIKAYTNLHSFRFEARFSTWLMRIAYNTAVNAVNRREEYAPLFENTEISDTDYGPEERCLRESVRQAVRSAVKELPYRFSICLDLYFFYGFPYNEISIITGWPVNTVKSHIFRAKKLLKPKLEAVIGP; this is encoded by the coding sequence TTGAAAACTGCGCAAAGCGTAAATGCCGAAGAAATGCTGCAGGACTTTATTTTGGTAAAAAAGGCTTGCAGCGGAAACACCGAAGCTTTTAAAACATTGGTAACGCTCTACGGAACAAAGGTCCGCAGCTTGGGAAAAAGTTTTTTCCGCAACGTGCACGATACGGAAGACTTTGTTCAGGACGTTTTTATTAAAGCGTATACCAATTTGCATTCGTTCCGCTTCGAAGCGCGCTTTTCGACATGGCTTATGCGCATAGCGTACAATACCGCCGTCAATGCGGTGAACCGGCGCGAAGAGTATGCGCCCCTTTTTGAAAACACCGAAATTTCGGATACGGATTACGGGCCGGAAGAACGCTGTTTACGCGAAAGCGTCAGGCAAGCCGTGCGCAGCGCGGTAAAAGAACTACCCTACCGTTTTTCAATCTGTCTTGATTTGTACTTTTTTTACGGATTTCCGTACAACGAAATCAGTATTATTACCGGATGGCCGGTAAATACCGTAAAATCCCATATATTTCGGGCAAAAAAATTGCTCAAACCCAAACTGGAAGCCGTTATCGGGCCGTAA
- a CDS encoding peptidoglycan DD-metalloendopeptidase family protein has translation MLKKFKIFSGVSLRSLAFVFAGFFVFFLFAAFSLFAYNKLSAQNAADKSARDTANGGSELSESAEGETLLGTEFFLSDRSGLQSQGAVVPAADSPISEAFAGQGGYDMSAGMYGSTRDLQSFLPEPAVWAQAVQNAGVYPELTYTSYRIRKGDMIGVIAERFGLTQDTLISINNIRQTRRIQIGDYIKVPSMPGILYTTKKDGETAASVAEKYQVSAQKTAAVNHLHEQGSLAAGTSLFVPDAFMDWVTRQEINGDLFRRPLRARYYVSSNFGWRRSPFTGKRTFHNGVDMASPAWTPVYAALAGTVTAAGFHSVYGNYVIVAHHSGYRTLYGHMVGIKARKGQSVDTRTVLGWVGTTGLSTGPHLHFSVFKYGSAVNPVSLWN, from the coding sequence ATGTTAAAAAAGTTTAAGATTTTTAGCGGCGTTTCTTTACGCTCGCTCGCTTTTGTATTTGCGGGCTTTTTTGTCTTTTTTTTATTTGCGGCGTTTTCGCTTTTTGCGTACAATAAGCTTTCGGCACAAAACGCTGCGGATAAATCCGCACGGGATACTGCGAACGGCGGCAGCGAGCTTTCCGAGTCTGCCGAAGGCGAAACGCTTTTGGGTACCGAATTCTTTTTGTCGGACCGCAGCGGACTGCAAAGCCAAGGGGCCGTTGTTCCGGCCGCCGACTCTCCCATATCGGAAGCGTTTGCGGGGCAGGGCGGCTACGATATGAGCGCCGGCATGTACGGCAGTACGCGCGATTTGCAGTCCTTTTTGCCCGAGCCTGCCGTATGGGCGCAAGCCGTGCAAAACGCCGGCGTATATCCGGAATTGACCTATACTTCGTACCGCATACGCAAGGGCGACATGATCGGCGTTATTGCCGAACGTTTCGGTCTTACGCAGGATACGCTCATAAGCATAAACAATATCCGCCAAACGAGGCGCATTCAAATCGGCGACTATATAAAAGTTCCGTCAATGCCGGGCATTTTGTATACCACGAAAAAAGACGGAGAAACGGCCGCAAGCGTTGCCGAAAAATATCAAGTGTCGGCGCAAAAAACGGCGGCCGTCAACCACTTGCATGAACAGGGATCGCTGGCTGCGGGAACGTCGCTCTTTGTACCCGATGCGTTTATGGATTGGGTAACCAGACAGGAGATAAACGGCGATTTGTTCAGACGGCCGCTCCGCGCGCGTTATTATGTCAGTTCCAACTTCGGCTGGCGGCGCAGTCCCTTTACCGGCAAACGAACCTTCCATAACGGCGTCGATATGGCAAGCCCCGCGTGGACTCCCGTTTATGCGGCCTTGGCCGGCACCGTTACCGCGGCAGGCTTTCATTCCGTATACGGAAATTATGTTATCGTAGCGCATCATTCAGGCTATCGGACCTTGTACGGACACATGGTCGGTATAAAAGCGCGGAAAGGACAGTCCGTAGACACAAGAACCGTTTTGGGCTGGGTGGGAACTACCGGTTTAAGCACGGGCCCGCACTTGCATTTTTCGGTGTTTAAATACGGTTCGGCGGTAAACCCGGTCAGCTTGTGGAATTAA
- a CDS encoding SAM-dependent methyltransferase, with the protein MGVNSYEKPDFWSKKAFSEGYPARSVYKLKEINEKFSLFSKSSCVLDLGSAPGSWTLFILRALGGSGKLVSVDLKPLAKNIAGANLMFFQGDLYADDVFARVKGEGPYDALVCDAAPPTTGNRLIDTSRSAALAELAFEYARTVLKEGGNFAVKIFQGGDQQALLEKMRTVFASARSFKPTACRSESFEIYLLGLNKKAE; encoded by the coding sequence ATGGGCGTAAACTCGTATGAAAAGCCGGACTTTTGGTCGAAAAAGGCTTTTTCCGAAGGATACCCTGCGCGTTCGGTATACAAACTGAAGGAAATAAACGAAAAGTTTTCGTTGTTTTCGAAAAGCTCGTGCGTGCTTGATTTGGGATCGGCGCCCGGAAGCTGGACATTGTTTATTTTGCGCGCCCTCGGCGGGTCGGGAAAACTCGTGTCGGTCGATTTAAAGCCTTTGGCAAAAAATATCGCCGGGGCGAATTTAATGTTTTTTCAGGGCGATTTATACGCCGATGACGTATTTGCCCGCGTAAAAGGCGAAGGGCCGTACGATGCGCTCGTGTGCGACGCGGCGCCTCCGACAACGGGCAACCGTTTGATAGATACGTCGCGCTCTGCGGCTTTGGCCGAACTTGCTTTTGAGTATGCGCGGACGGTGCTGAAAGAGGGCGGCAATTTTGCCGTAAAAATATTTCAGGGAGGCGATCAGCAGGCTTTGCTCGAAAAAATGCGGACGGTGTTTGCATCGGCCCGGAGTTTTAAGCCGACGGCTTGCCGTTCCGAGTCTTTTGAAATATACTTGCTAGGATTGAATAAAAAGGCGGAGTGA
- a CDS encoding polyprenyl synthetase family protein has product MNSDFTSSLEKIEDVLQKNLPPSPYTASWKASSFGTTDKAVCARHIEVLAEPCRTLIESGGKRWRPLFMILCAEAACNRRRHTAAFIKRAYTLVPLVEFVHTASLIHDDIEDNADTRRGKPAAHISWGTDTALNAGSWLYFQAASCLEAASLSDSLKLKLYDTLMRELRRLHLGQAMDIAWHKDNAALPSVNEYLAMTSLKTGTLASLAARCGVLAGGGSEKKAVQTAACAVNIGVGFQIRDDVLNLTKGNVGKKRGDDIVEGKKSLPVLYHLADHPEDFKTLAAYFKQAAEEGIDSPAVEKAVSLLLNGNAVQKAEKQSKDFIEQSCDRIEKLYAKNAPSLLITELFSHL; this is encoded by the coding sequence ATGAATTCCGATTTTACATCAAGTCTCGAAAAAATTGAAGATGTTTTGCAAAAAAATTTGCCGCCGAGCCCCTACACTGCTTCGTGGAAAGCTTCGTCGTTCGGAACGACGGATAAGGCGGTATGCGCACGGCATATCGAAGTCCTTGCCGAACCGTGCAGAACCTTAATCGAATCGGGCGGGAAGCGCTGGCGGCCGCTGTTTATGATTTTGTGCGCCGAAGCCGCCTGTAATCGCCGGCGGCATACGGCCGCTTTTATAAAGCGTGCCTACACGCTTGTTCCTCTGGTTGAATTCGTCCATACGGCAAGCCTCATTCACGACGACATCGAAGACAATGCCGACACCCGCCGCGGAAAACCCGCCGCGCATATAAGCTGGGGAACGGACACCGCTTTAAATGCCGGCTCGTGGCTGTATTTTCAAGCGGCATCGTGCCTTGAAGCGGCATCGCTTTCCGATTCGTTAAAATTAAAACTGTACGATACGCTTATGAGGGAATTGCGCAGGCTTCACTTGGGACAAGCTATGGACATTGCCTGGCACAAAGACAACGCCGCCCTTCCTTCGGTAAACGAATACCTTGCAATGACCTCGCTTAAAACCGGAACGCTCGCCTCGCTTGCCGCACGCTGCGGCGTTTTGGCCGGAGGCGGAAGCGAAAAAAAAGCTGTGCAAACGGCCGCCTGTGCGGTCAATATAGGAGTCGGTTTTCAAATACGCGACGATGTCCTCAATCTTACAAAAGGAAACGTCGGTAAAAAGCGCGGCGACGATATCGTGGAAGGCAAAAAAAGCTTGCCGGTTTTGTACCATCTTGCAGATCATCCCGAAGATTTTAAAACCCTCGCCGCCTATTTTAAACAGGCTGCCGAAGAAGGTATCGATTCTCCGGCCGTGGAAAAAGCCGTTTCGCTTTTGCTGAACGGGAACGCGGTACAAAAAGCCGAAAAGCAAAGCAAAGACTTTATCGAACAATCGTGCGACCGCATAGAAAAACTGTATGCAAAAAACGCACCGTCGCTTTTAATCACCGAACTTTTTTCACATTTATAA
- a CDS encoding tetratricopeptide repeat protein: MTESPETLNTHAIELASKGNFAEAIACFKRAISMENSNYLLWYNLGVTYRDSGNLQAAKQVLLTAYKLDNTDEELLDSLTLVCFALDETDDAFEYCSENIEINPENPHAWNNLGVLYFARGEYRKAETAFEQAVSLYPHYYDALYNLRDTYAELGNTVGQAECARLMAQLRNKGNYPNA; encoded by the coding sequence ATGACGGAAAGTCCGGAAACATTGAATACTCACGCTATCGAACTTGCTTCCAAAGGAAACTTCGCCGAAGCGATTGCCTGCTTTAAAAGGGCCATAAGCATGGAAAACTCGAATTATCTTCTATGGTATAATTTGGGCGTAACCTACCGCGATTCGGGCAATTTGCAGGCGGCAAAACAAGTACTGCTTACCGCCTACAAACTCGACAATACCGACGAAGAATTGCTCGACAGCCTTACCCTCGTATGCTTCGCTCTTGACGAAACGGACGATGCTTTTGAATATTGCTCGGAAAATATTGAAATAAATCCCGAAAATCCCCACGCATGGAATAATTTGGGCGTGCTGTATTTTGCCCGCGGCGAATATCGAAAGGCGGAAACCGCGTTTGAACAGGCGGTCAGTTTGTACCCGCACTATTACGATGCGCTGTACAACCTGCGCGACACCTATGCCGAATTGGGCAACACGGTCGGCCAAGCCGAATGCGCGCGCCTTATGGCGCAATTACGCAACAAAGGAAACTATCCCAATGCGTGA